Below is a window of Chryseobacterium arthrosphaerae DNA.
AGCTATTTACAGCCTTTCGCTTCCTTTTCACAAGGATACTCAATTGGTGATGTCGGGCTTATTCTACGGAATGGCGTACCTTTGAGCCAGATTGATCCTAAGCCTGTTGTCGTCAATAATTTCGAATTCGGGATCAATGGTAAGATGAATGTATGGGACTATCAGCTGACAGGCTATTACAGTACTTCCAAAAAAGGAACTACATTCGCTGAAACTTCCGTCCCGGGTAATTACGAGCTGAGCCAGGTACCCCAGCGTATTTACGGAGTAGAATTTGTTGCCAACGTTAAACCTGTCCGGTGGCTGACAGCGGGTACCGTGCTTGGTTATATGGATGGCCGTCAGGATTTGAAAAATGAAGGACATTTCAAGGACAAGCTGGACAATTCCATTATTTCACCTTTCAAAATCAATCTGAATGTTGATTTTAAGTTAACCGAACAGTGGAATGTCTATCTGCAATACCTGCATTTAGGCGGAAGGGATGTGTTTCCCGCTGAAGCCTATAACTATGGAAAATACCCTATTTCAGGATATAATCTTGTAGATCTGCAGACAAAATATAAGTATCAGAACTTCACGTTCATGTTTTCTGTCAATAATCTGCTCAATGCCGATTATTATCCCGTACATGCAGAAGTAAGAGGAGCCACCAATGAAGGCCGCTACTATATCAAAGGCTCAGGAACCGTAGCCAGCCTGGGAATACAATTCGATCTTTAAGCTTATTAAAAAACGAACCAACTGATCATCAGTACTGAATTCTTTGGCAAAACAGACAAAAGTATTTGTAGTCCGGGAATTATCATTTTGGTACTCAACTTCTATAAAACAATAGGCACCCATTTCTCAGCGGGTGCCTATTGTTTATGCGGACAGAATCTTTATTGTGCTTCTTCTTTTAACTGATTGATAAAATAAGAAGGCGTAAAACCCGTCTGCTGTTTAAAAGCATTCACAAAAACCCTTGGTGTGGCATATCCGCACTCTTCGGCGAGGGATGCAATTTTATACTCCCTGTACACCGGGTTTTCATAAAGCATCCTGATGATATAATTGATGCGAAGCTCGTTGATATAACTTGTGAAATTATGGTTCTTGTAGTTTTTTATAACTTCTGAAAGGTATTTTGTGTTGGTTGAAAGGCTGTTAGCCATCCAGGTAAGGTTTAAATCTGTTCTCAGATATTTCTTTGAAGTTTCAAATTTTTCAAGCTTAAGAAGCAGAACTTTTGCGGTCTCATCAGTAATTGTAATAGACGGCCTGGTCTTATCATGTGCACTGTCCACTTTCGGTGGTAACTCGTGTTTATCTGACTGCTTTTCACTATTTAATTTAGCAATTAATTCTTCGTAATTCCTGTGAAGATTTATATTTTTTCTTCTCCAGAGCAGACTTGTAACGATTGCAGCAAGAAGAAACAGGACTATAATAGTAGTCAGTTGTTTTTTTGAAATTGCCTTATGTTCATTGACCTCATCCGTAACCATCTTTTTCATGGTCAAATTAGCAGTCTTTTTCTCTTCGTAATTTAGACTGTCACTGAGAGCCGTAAATTTTTCTCTGTAGAATTCTGCCTTTTCATTATCACCTATCTTCAGATATGCCTGAAGAAGATGTTCATAGGTTTGTTTTCTTTCATGAGGAAAAGAATGTTGCTTCTCAAATTTTAATGCATTTGTGGCATACTCAATTGCTTTTTGATACAATTTTTTCTTAATATATAATTTACTTAGCTCATTGAAAGTTTCAGCTTTTTGTACAGGATCTGTTTTGTATTTCTTGTTTTCATAAATATTTTTTGCATTTAAAAGGTACTTCTCTGCCGTTTCAAGATCATTGCGTTTTATATAAGAATAACCTACAGACATCGATAAGTACGCAATCAATCCATACTTATCATCAATAGATACTTCCGTATTTTTATCACTTATCGTTTTAGCTACTTCAAAGCCTTTAAGATAATTAGATAAAATCGTATCGCTTATCCCCGGCTCTTTTTCTTTATTTTCGTAGTATATATTAATATTCTCATAACTAAAAGCTAATTGATGCTTTCTTCGATCTTCATTTTCAATTTGCTTTGCGTATCTGATTGCTTCCTCGAAATCTTTTAAACTGGCATCATTTAAGCCTACATATCCTAAGGCTAAAGCACTTCTACGGTAAATACTGGAAATGTATCCATAAAGATCTCTTTTGGTTTTGGCTGCTATTTTTAATTCGTTTGCCAGGTCTATTGTCTTTTTATATTCACCTTGTCCAAGATAAACAGATGTAAGAGCATACCCACTTCGGAGTACCCCCCATTCATATCCTACCTTTTTTGACTCTGACATTAGTTTGAGTAATAACTTTTCCTGTTTAGGAGAAGTATAAGTTTTACTTTCTTTACTATTCTCATCCAGTTGTCTGTCAATAGATTTTTCCTTCGGCGTAGTACCAGATGGTCTATTCTGAGCAAGGGTAATATTAAAAGAGTAAAGTAGAATAAAAAGATAAAATGATTTTCTCACACAATGAATGAAACAGAGGAAAAAAAATAAAAAAAATTTTTTCATCATAAATTAGTTTTTATAGTATTAATTCAATATAAAAAAAAACAATCATTCGTAAAAATATTCATATAAAGCTAGTCAACTATTCTCTATAAGTATATTGATATTAAACATTACTTTCTTTAGTTCAATGCTTCATGAGCTCTTAGCTGATTGATTTTTCGCTGTTAAATATTTATCATTTGAGCAAATTTAATGAAATATATTTCCCAAAAACACGAATGCCTATTTGGGATTTTTCTGTTTTAAAACAAAAACCGCAATAATTTTCAAACCATTGATTTTCAGTATAGAATATTTGTAAAACCGCTCAAACAGTACGTGAAACTTTCCGAATTGTTCCTGTATCGGGCTTGTGTAGATGTTGTGGTAGCTATAATATTGCATCAAAATGAAAACCGATTCTGAAAATAACATGATGAACCAACTCTTCTCTCTGCATTTCATTGGAGGGGGAAGATTTTTCTTATTGCTCCTGCTGTTCATCAACTTTCAGATCACTCAGGCCGTTTCCAGGCATGATGATACCACCTCATCAGACAGTTCTACTCCTTCAGCCACCCTATTCATATCAGAAGGTACCGTGGTTTCAGGAATGGAAAAAGTATATATTCCTCAGCCCAAAAAAGAGAAAACAAGAAAAAAGGCTAAAAGAAAAGAGTCTTCCATATCCGTCAAAGGAAAACAAAAGAAGAATGAAAACCTTTCTCAGCCTGTCAGAAACAGCAATAGGAATGTATTGATTTTCAGCAGCAATAATCAGTCAGATACCTCCCTGCTGTCTGTTTCTGACAGTGACAAGCAGATTGTCATGCCCAATCAGCATACAATGAAATTTCTTCTGCCGGATACTGAAAACAAAATACCGGCTTTCATTCATCTATTGGATATTTTTCTGAAAAAAGCACATCATGATCAGTCGTTTTCCAATCTGAGCTTGTTCCGAAATTTCAACCGCCCGCCACCATTCATCCCAAAGGCTCCCTTCAGTTCTTAGGATAGCTTCCATTCTTTATTTCAACGAAAAATTCAACAGGGTTCATACTCATTCGCCGGTTTCATCCGATGCGAACAGGAATCATCATTTCCTCACTTGAGCGAAACGCCGGTAATATCCATCTGTATGTTTCACAGAATACCCTGGATTGAAATTCAGAAAAACAAGACCAGCTACAATAGAATATTCATTGGTAAAACTTCGGTGAAAATAACGGAGCAATAAAAATCCCCATGAATCTAAGCCTCATAGAAAATATTTGAATTAAAAAAACACATCAGGTATCGTCCTGTCATATAATTTAAACCCTTTTAAAATGAAAAAAAACACAATTTTATTATCGATGTTCCTTATTGGCGTGAATGCCTTTGGACAGGTGGGCATTAATACTGCCAACCCGCATCCCAGCGCCTCATTGGAGCTGGCCTCTACCAATAAGGCTCTCTATCTGAACAGGGTCGCCAGTACAACGGTGATCAACAATCCACAATCCGGAATGATCATCTATGACCTCACGGATAAGTGCATAAAAGCATACCAGGGAAGTCCCGCAGGATGGTCAGGCTGTATTGCAGGAAGCAGCGGACTTACAGGCTCGGTTATGAACCTTAATTGTGCCGGTGCTTATTTTACACCAAGCTTTGCAACCGTGGGCCAGGCTTATACCGGAAACTTAACCGTACCCTACAGCGGTGGTAACGGCGGGATATATCCTTCACAAACCTTTACGGTGAACGGCCTTACCTTCAACCTTCCCATGGGAGTTTTTGCCACAGGAGATGGCAATGTAGTCTATACTGTCACCGGAACTCCGGCCACTGCCGGAACGACTTCAGTAAATATTACCATTGGCGGACAGAGCTGTTCCGGAGCCAATGCGATCTCCCTTACGGTGAATCCGGCAACAGGCAATCCCGGCGGCGTATTGCCCGGAACCGTTACACTGGCACAGAACAGCCGCTATTGGGTAGCTTCGGCATATGACAACGACTATATGCCTTATACCCAACCCACAACCCCAGCCACCACTGCCGTCATCAATGCAGATGGCACCCCGGATACCTTGGTGGATGTACAGGGAACCGTTCCTACTACAGGCATCACGGTGTATATCCCGGCTACTGTTACAGGAAGCGGAGGTACCGTGGCAGCATGGAGCAGCACCGCTACCATTCCGGCAAACCTTACACAGAATGGTGTAGCCACACAGGTAACATTATCCTGGGCAACACAAAACCTCACAGCCAGCAATACCTCTCTGGTTGCTACCATAAAAGCGGTTGGAAATGATCTGCTTGCCAAGAAACTGGACCTCAATGCAGGGATAGGAAATAATTATCTGGGATTATTGTTGGGAACTTTCCAATACCCTTACAACACATCAGGAGCGCTCACCACTTACCAGTTACGGGATATCCCAGGTATACCGGACCGAATGTTCGGGCAGGTGGACAACGCCGGCAAATATGAACATAATTTCCTTTACCTTCCTGTGCAGGCAGAAGACGGCAAAATATGGCTGAACAACAACTTAGGGGCTAATTATGCCGATATAGACAATCCTTTATTTAACCTTACCCAACAGGCAACTAACCAGAACGATATCAATGCAATGGGATCCCTCTTTCAATGGGGTAGAAAAGCTGATGGACATGAGCTTATAACAAGAAATCTTAGTATCTCAAGCCAGCCGACTTATAAATATGGAGTGATAACAGGACAGGCACCAACATGGTCTCCCAATCAACCTAACAGGATAAATTATGCAAGCAGCTTTGAATGGACATCACTTACGACACCCCCACCAGGAAACCGATGGCTGGCATCATCTCCAAATAATCCATGCCCCCAAGGCTTCAAGGTACCTATACGAACAGAATGGCAGGCAGTGATCACTGCTTCCGGCAGTGGAGGTATCTATGCAACCAACAAAAAACTGAAATTAACCAATGGTGGAGAAGGTAGCGCTCACAGTATTAATACGGGTGTATTCAATACAACAACTGACCACTATATGGTAGCAGATGGTTATTCCACTGCTGGTGGCGGTGGTACTTCTCATGTGGACGGAGGCATCGTTTACACCAGCAGCACAGGTAATAATAGTCCTGGTATTGGTGGTTCTGTACGCTGCATCCAGGAATAATAATTTCCAAAAGCCACCTGTCTCAGAGGCAGATGGTTTTATTTCAACGTATTCAAACCTAAATAATTTTAATCCTATGAATAAATATATAACGCTCATGCTCGTCATCATGGGAAATGTTGTTTTCTCTCAGGTTGGCATAGGCACTTCTACACCCCATACAAGCTCCGACCTTGACCTGGGTGACACCAATAAAGCCCTTTATCTGAACAGGGTATCTGATACATCCGTCATCAACGATCCACAACCAGGTATGATGGTCTTTGATGTATCCG
It encodes the following:
- a CDS encoding helix-turn-helix domain-containing protein — encoded protein: MSESKKVGYEWGVLRSGYALTSVYLGQGEYKKTIDLANELKIAAKTKRDLYGYISSIYRRSALALGYVGLNDASLKDFEEAIRYAKQIENEDRRKHQLAFSYENINIYYENKEKEPGISDTILSNYLKGFEVAKTISDKNTEVSIDDKYGLIAYLSMSVGYSYIKRNDLETAEKYLLNAKNIYENKKYKTDPVQKAETFNELSKLYIKKKLYQKAIEYATNALKFEKQHSFPHERKQTYEHLLQAYLKIGDNEKAEFYREKFTALSDSLNYEEKKTANLTMKKMVTDEVNEHKAISKKQLTTIIVLFLLAAIVTSLLWRRKNINLHRNYEELIAKLNSEKQSDKHELPPKVDSAHDKTRPSITITDETAKVLLLKLEKFETSKKYLRTDLNLTWMANSLSTNTKYLSEVIKNYKNHNFTSYINELRINYIIRMLYENPVYREYKIASLAEECGYATPRVFVNAFKQQTGFTPSYFINQLKEEAQ
- a CDS encoding fibrobacter succinogenes major paralogous domain-containing protein encodes the protein MKKNTILLSMFLIGVNAFGQVGINTANPHPSASLELASTNKALYLNRVASTTVINNPQSGMIIYDLTDKCIKAYQGSPAGWSGCIAGSSGLTGSVMNLNCAGAYFTPSFATVGQAYTGNLTVPYSGGNGGIYPSQTFTVNGLTFNLPMGVFATGDGNVVYTVTGTPATAGTTSVNITIGGQSCSGANAISLTVNPATGNPGGVLPGTVTLAQNSRYWVASAYDNDYMPYTQPTTPATTAVINADGTPDTLVDVQGTVPTTGITVYIPATVTGSGGTVAAWSSTATIPANLTQNGVATQVTLSWATQNLTASNTSLVATIKAVGNDLLAKKLDLNAGIGNNYLGLLLGTFQYPYNTSGALTTYQLRDIPGIPDRMFGQVDNAGKYEHNFLYLPVQAEDGKIWLNNNLGANYADIDNPLFNLTQQATNQNDINAMGSLFQWGRKADGHELITRNLSISSQPTYKYGVITGQAPTWSPNQPNRINYASSFEWTSLTTPPPGNRWLASSPNNPCPQGFKVPIRTEWQAVITASGSGGIYATNKKLKLTNGGEGSAHSINTGVFNTTTDHYMVADGYSTAGGGGTSHVDGGIVYTSSTGNNSPGIGGSVRCIQE